The Geotoga petraea region TAGTTCTTGGCCTTGCAATTAAATATTGATCTAAAAAATCTCTTATTTGTCTTTCGATATCTAAAACAAATCCCCAGTTATTGCTTCTTATTAAATAAAGAAAAACACCTAATAGACCAATGATTAAAATAATTATATCACTTTTATAAAATTTATCAAATTTTTTGGAATAAAGGTATTTTATGAATATAAAAAAAGGTAACCCCAACAAAACGATCTTTACTCCTCTAATAGTATTCAATTTGAATATAAAGTTGAAATCAAATCCACTCGCATAGATTAATATACCAAAAATTATACTATATAATACAATTTTAAAAACGTTTTTATTCGATATTTTAAAAAATATAATATAACTTAAAAACAATCCCGCAATTGTGAAAGACCAATTGTAGAAGAATAATAAAGATACAAAGTACAGCATAAAAAATATTGGCATATAAATAAGTAAATTAGCTGAAATCAAAATATTAGAAATGTATTTCAAGTATTCACCACTGTACGATTGTTCTATATCCTTGTAGTAGGCTGGTTCTCCTAAATATTTCTCTATATTTTCTACTAAAGAAGCTTTTTTTTCATGATCTGGTATATAAAAATATTGTATCTTTCTTTCTTCAAAAGCTCTAATAAATCTTCTGACTACTATATCATTAGAATATTTATCTAATTCTTCTGGTTTAATATAGTGTACATATTTTATCTTTTTCAAAAATTCATCTGTTAAAGAATTTTTAACTTTTAAAAAAACTTCATCGCTTGGAGAGAATTCAGCGATAAAAATATGATCATAGTTTTTTATATTTTCCAAAAATTCTTTTTGATTGTCAACTTTTATCATTATAATAGAATTCTTTTCGATTACTTCTTTGTTTATAAAAGAGTAATCTTGAGTATTTTTAAAATCATAATATGAAATAAAAATTGTAAAAATTATTGAGAATATAATATTGATGTATAAGAAAATCTTCTTAAATTTTTTCATGATTAGTTATCCTTTAAATCTTCTAATCGTTTAAGAACATCTTCCAAATCTTTATACAAAGGAGCTTTTATATCATAAGTTTTTCCGTTCATTTCAAAATAAAATCTAAAGGAATGTAAGAAAAACCTTCTTAATCCCACTTTTCTTTTCAACATTTTGTTTATTTCTTTATCTCCATACAAATTATCCCCCGCAACTGGATGGGATATATCTGCAAATTGTTTTCTTATTTGATGTTTCCTCCCTGTTAAAAGCTCGACTTCTACAAAAGAAAGGGATATATTATCGATTTTGAAATTATCTATTTTTTTGTATTTTAAAACAGCTTCTTTCCCTTCAACTTGACTTTTTAAAGTCCCAGAAGAATCTATATTGCCTATCAGTAAAGTAATATAGTATTTTTTAGTTTCTCTGCTCTTTATTTTTTTGGATAAGATTCTTGACATAACCTTGTTTTTGGCTATAAGTAAAGCTCCAGAGGTTAGTTTATCGAGTCTGTGAACAAGATGTGGTTCATATTCATCTTTTGAATTATATTTAGCTCCTTCTATAATTGTTACCATTTCTTCACCTGTTCCTGGATGCATAGATACTTTTGGTGGTTTGTTAATAGCAAAAAAATCGGCATCTTCGTATAACACATCATAATCTAAAGGCCTTTCTTTCATAGTTGGCTTTAATGGTCTTTCCATTTTTTTATCTATAAAATCTTCGTCGATTTCAACTAAATCACCTAAATTTAATTTGAAATTATTATTTTTAATTGTATGTCCATTGACTTTTATTTTACCCTTTCTAATCATTTTAAAAATAGATCCTAACTTGACTTTTTTCATTTCATTTCTCAAAAATTTGTCCAGT contains the following coding sequences:
- a CDS encoding DUF5693 family protein; amino-acid sequence: MKKFKKIFLYINIIFSIIFTIFISYYDFKNTQDYSFINKEVIEKNSIIMIKVDNQKEFLENIKNYDHIFIAEFSPSDEVFLKVKNSLTDEFLKKIKYVHYIKPEELDKYSNDIVVRRFIRAFEERKIQYFYIPDHEKKASLVENIEKYLGEPAYYKDIEQSYSGEYLKYISNILISANLLIYMPIFFMLYFVSLLFFYNWSFTIAGLFLSYIIFFKISNKNVFKIVLYSIIFGILIYASGFDFNFIFKLNTIRGVKIVLLGLPFFIFIKYLYSKKFDKFYKSDIIILIIGLLGVFLYLIRSNNWGFVLDIERQIRDFLDQYLIARPRTKELISYFFFFTKPFDTYFGKLIWILGKSILPVSIINTFLHFHTPIYLGILRTVNAFLIALIILVFIIMIKKLIYFRGKS
- a CDS encoding RluA family pseudouridine synthase: MKKVIVDKTNYYNRLDKFLRNEMKKVKLGSIFKMIRKGKIKVNGHTIKNNNFKLNLGDLVEIDEDFIDKKMERPLKPTMKERPLDYDVLYEDADFFAINKPPKVSMHPGTGEEMVTIIEGAKYNSKDEYEPHLVHRLDKLTSGALLIAKNKVMSRILSKKIKSRETKKYYITLLIGNIDSSGTLKSQVEGKEAVLKYKKIDNFKIDNISLSFVEVELLTGRKHQIRKQFADISHPVAGDNLYGDKEINKMLKRKVGLRRFFLHSFRFYFEMNGKTYDIKAPLYKDLEDVLKRLEDLKDN